A portion of the Marinobacter alexandrii genome contains these proteins:
- a CDS encoding VOC family protein: MKTNFLGLKTTIYHVPNLSEAKEWYTKVFSTDPYFENDFYIGFNVMGYELGLYLDKTSSDKKSDNIESLWGVSNVEKEHKRMIELGATEHSAPQNVGGDIIVSNLKDPWGNVIGLICNPHFKLP, encoded by the coding sequence ATGAAAACTAATTTTTTAGGGTTAAAAACCACAATATACCATGTGCCAAATTTGAGTGAAGCAAAAGAATGGTATACCAAAGTATTTAGTACAGATCCTTACTTTGAAAACGATTTTTATATCGGATTTAATGTTATGGGATATGAACTTGGTTTATATCTTGACAAGACTTCCTCTGACAAGAAGTCAGACAATATAGAATCACTATGGGGAGTCAGTAATGTAGAAAAAGAGCATAAACGAATGATTGAGCTTGGAGCTACAGAACATAGCGCTCCTCAAAATGTTGGAGGTGATATAATCGTTTCCAATCTTAAGGATCCGTGGGGTAATGTGATTGGACTTATATGTAATCCGCATTTTAAGTTACCTTGA
- a CDS encoding DUF1801 domain-containing protein has translation MKTIGSFILGLDGQQKAVVSFLHNHLTNHHDLNGKISYNIPVYYRKTWICYLNPIKKNGIELAFVKGHRLSNEQNLLKRKNRKYAAGIDIYEINDIPEKAINEIINEALILDQLHSK, from the coding sequence TTGAAAACAATCGGCAGCTTCATATTAGGACTCGACGGCCAGCAAAAAGCCGTCGTTTCTTTCCTACATAATCATTTAACTAATCACCATGATTTAAATGGAAAGATTAGCTATAATATTCCAGTATATTATAGGAAGACATGGATATGCTATCTTAATCCAATCAAAAAAAATGGAATTGAATTAGCATTCGTTAAAGGTCATAGACTTTCTAATGAACAAAATTTGTTGAAAAGAAAGAATCGTAAATACGCAGCGGGAATTGATATCTATGAGATCAATGATATTCCTGAAAAAGCAATAAACGAAATTATCAATGAAGCATTAATTCTTGATCAGCTTCATTCAAAATAA
- a CDS encoding tetratricopeptide repeat protein: MKIAPNSKRSNILSLLDDAYQSRINNLKNSIALAEKAFEISKEISDKECIAKCLSQLSLFHMIIGDFDLSMNMAKEAIENFEELKDEKGIADAKYTIAGALYKTNDFHKGLTYLIDCLATYKKLKDYHNQARVQKSMGTIYEYFGDVKSAMQNYEEAIDSGEKAGDLNLKSNAYNPLSGIYLNQGNIAKAMEVIEESIKLKKETGDTRGLAFALYGRGKIYTKTKQFAEAENDFHNSIKIHEDMGEKLGWAMSHHKLGALYIQMDRLGNAKETLIKALEYSNKNKIILIKFKANFLLHKIAKKENDFELALKYLTQYVEEKESVINDRTAKVIEGYDVISKMQALELDAKAQKEKAEIIEKKKIELDSFFYRISHDLKGPITSMMSLNYIAKIEIKDEAALKFFNEFENQANRLNNILDGLLNLTKMSFNTEATQEIDFKKIIEDCIASYKFLSHYELVEFKIDVDQKIRYKVEWALVNTIIQNLIENGIKYARTENNKPYIFISVKQTSSSIEIKAEDNGIGMDEKTVENIFVMFFRANRKIEGTGLGLHILRRAIERLDGDVRVESEFGKGSTFSITLPK, encoded by the coding sequence TTGAAAATCGCCCCTAATTCTAAAAGATCGAATATTCTCTCGCTGCTAGATGATGCCTATCAATCGCGAATAAATAATCTAAAAAATAGTATCGCACTTGCCGAAAAGGCTTTTGAAATAAGTAAAGAAATAAGTGACAAGGAGTGTATAGCAAAATGCTTATCGCAACTCTCCCTTTTTCATATGATTATTGGTGACTTTGACCTCTCCATGAATATGGCAAAAGAAGCCATTGAAAATTTCGAGGAGTTAAAAGATGAGAAAGGAATTGCAGATGCGAAGTACACCATTGCAGGAGCTCTATACAAGACAAATGATTTTCACAAAGGCCTGACTTACTTAATCGATTGCCTGGCTACTTATAAGAAACTCAAGGATTATCACAATCAAGCTAGAGTACAAAAATCTATGGGTACTATCTACGAATACTTCGGAGATGTAAAAAGTGCCATGCAAAATTATGAGGAAGCTATTGACTCGGGAGAAAAAGCAGGTGACTTGAATCTTAAATCCAATGCCTATAATCCGCTATCAGGCATTTATCTCAATCAGGGTAACATTGCGAAGGCAATGGAAGTCATTGAAGAATCAATAAAACTGAAGAAAGAAACGGGAGATACTCGTGGGTTAGCTTTTGCACTCTACGGTAGAGGAAAAATATATACAAAGACAAAGCAATTTGCTGAAGCGGAAAATGATTTTCATAACTCGATAAAAATCCATGAAGACATGGGAGAAAAGCTTGGTTGGGCGATGAGTCATCACAAGCTAGGTGCACTTTATATTCAAATGGACAGGTTGGGCAATGCAAAAGAAACGTTAATAAAAGCGCTAGAGTACAGCAATAAGAATAAGATAATACTAATCAAATTCAAGGCTAATTTCCTTCTTCACAAAATAGCAAAAAAAGAAAATGATTTCGAGTTAGCACTGAAGTACTTGACGCAATATGTTGAAGAAAAAGAAAGTGTAATCAATGACAGAACTGCAAAGGTCATTGAAGGATATGATGTAATCTCAAAAATGCAAGCGCTTGAATTGGACGCGAAAGCTCAAAAAGAAAAAGCCGAAATAATAGAAAAGAAGAAAATCGAGTTAGACTCCTTTTTCTATCGCATATCTCATGACTTAAAGGGCCCTATTACATCCATGATGAGCCTTAATTACATTGCGAAAATTGAGATCAAAGATGAAGCTGCATTGAAATTTTTCAACGAATTTGAGAATCAAGCTAATCGACTCAATAATATCTTGGATGGTTTGTTAAACCTGACCAAGATGTCTTTTAACACAGAAGCGACTCAAGAAATCGACTTTAAGAAGATTATTGAAGACTGTATTGCATCATATAAATTCCTCAGTCACTATGAATTGGTTGAATTCAAGATTGATGTTGACCAGAAAATTAGATACAAAGTAGAATGGGCGCTGGTAAATACTATTATTCAAAATCTAATTGAAAACGGAATTAAGTATGCCAGAACTGAAAATAACAAGCCTTACATCTTTATTTCTGTAAAACAAACCTCAAGCTCCATCGAAATCAAAGCTGAGGATAATGGAATAGGTATGGATGAAAAAACAGTTGAGAACATCTTTGTAATGTTCTTTAGAGCTAATCGTAAAATAGAAGGCACAGGATTGGGACTTCATATTCTGAGAAGGGCAATTGAAAGACTGGATGGGGATGTTAGAGTAGAAAGTGAATTTGGGAAAGGTTCTACTTTCAGCATAACCCTTCCCAAATAA
- the lpdA gene encoding dihydrolipoyl dehydrogenase: MDYQVIVIGSGPGGYVAAIRCAQLGMKTAIIEKYDTLGGTCLNVGCIPSKALLDSSEHFHAAEHTFKTHGIDINKPKVNLKQMIDRKADVVKQNVEGVDYLMKKNKIDVFQGMGSFVDKNTIQIDGKDKKKITADKIIIATGSKPSSLPFIKLDKDRVITSTEALELKEVPKHMIIIGGGVIGMELGSVYGRLGAKVSVVEFLDSIIPSMDSTMGKELQKSLKGLGFEFYLGHKVIGVEKKGKNVTVKAESKKGETIELKGDYCLVSIGRRPYTDSLGLDKAGVKMDDRGRVEVDDHLRTSVDNIYAIGDVVKGAMLAHKAEEEGVFVAESIAGQKPHINYNLIPGVVYTWPEVASVGYTEEQLKEQGRQYKTGKFPYKALGRARASMDTEGLVKILADKETDEVLGVHIIGARAADMIAAGVTAMEYRASAEDIARMSHAHPTYMEAFKEAALAATDNRPIHM, from the coding sequence ATGGATTATCAAGTAATAGTAATAGGCTCTGGACCTGGTGGGTATGTAGCAGCCATTCGGTGCGCTCAATTGGGCATGAAAACCGCCATCATTGAAAAATATGATACACTTGGAGGAACGTGTCTGAATGTTGGTTGCATTCCGTCTAAAGCACTTTTAGATTCCTCAGAGCACTTTCATGCGGCGGAGCATACATTCAAAACGCACGGTATTGATATTAATAAACCGAAGGTGAATCTGAAGCAAATGATTGACCGCAAGGCTGATGTGGTGAAGCAGAATGTGGAAGGTGTAGATTATCTTATGAAGAAGAATAAGATAGATGTATTTCAAGGGATGGGAAGTTTTGTGGATAAAAACACCATTCAGATTGATGGTAAAGACAAGAAAAAGATTACTGCAGATAAAATAATTATTGCTACCGGATCTAAGCCATCAAGCTTGCCTTTCATCAAGCTTGATAAAGATCGAGTGATTACAAGTACTGAGGCATTAGAGCTAAAAGAAGTGCCAAAACATATGATTATTATTGGTGGAGGTGTGATTGGAATGGAGCTCGGATCAGTATATGGAAGACTTGGAGCGAAAGTCTCTGTTGTTGAATTCCTGGATAGTATAATTCCAAGTATGGACTCTACTATGGGTAAAGAATTACAGAAGTCTCTCAAAGGACTGGGTTTTGAGTTTTACCTAGGACATAAAGTAATAGGGGTTGAGAAAAAGGGCAAAAACGTCACTGTTAAAGCTGAAAGTAAAAAAGGAGAAACAATTGAACTTAAAGGTGATTATTGCTTGGTTTCTATAGGCAGAAGACCGTACACAGATAGTCTGGGATTGGATAAAGCGGGTGTGAAGATGGACGATAGAGGAAGAGTGGAGGTTGACGATCATCTGCGGACAAGTGTTGATAATATTTATGCAATAGGTGATGTAGTGAAAGGAGCTATGCTAGCTCATAAGGCTGAGGAAGAAGGTGTTTTTGTAGCGGAATCAATTGCAGGGCAGAAACCACATATTAATTACAACCTTATTCCAGGAGTAGTATATACATGGCCTGAAGTTGCTTCAGTTGGGTATACTGAAGAGCAATTGAAGGAACAAGGTAGACAATATAAAACTGGTAAATTTCCATATAAAGCACTTGGACGAGCAAGAGCGAGTATGGATACAGAAGGACTGGTAAAAATCCTTGCTGATAAAGAGACTGATGAGGTGCTGGGTGTTCATATCATTGGCGCGCGTGCTGCGGATATGATTGCAGCAGGAGTTACCGCTATGGAATACAGAGCTTCTGCTGAAGATATTGCGCGTATGTCTCATGCTCATCCGACCTACATGGAAGCCTTTAAAGAGGCTGCATTAGCTGCCACGGACAATAGACCAATACATATGTAA
- the odhB gene encoding 2-oxoglutarate dehydrogenase complex dihydrolipoyllysine-residue succinyltransferase yields MKVPAVGESITEVTVASWTKNDGDIVEMDEVICELESDKATFEVTAEAAGKLSIKAQEGDTLEIGAVLCAIEPDANSKPTDSPSSNSESASSSDEATTTGEILEMKVPAVGESITEVTISNWAKSDGDFVELDEVIAEIESDKATFDLTAEAQGKLQIVAQEGDTLEIGALICKIEVMKGGLPSSDTSTDTSSASGSSSSSNSENQTYATGHASPAAAKILDEKGIAASDIKGTGKDGRITKEDAMNAEKARQEGPSSKASDDKPSKPQFEAPTFGGGVSREQRKEKMSSLRKTVARRLVSVKNDTAMLTTFNEVNMKPIMDLRKKFKEEFKEKNEVGLGFMSFFTKAVCVALQEWPAVNGQIDGNEMVFSEYCDISIAVSAPKGLVVPVIRNAESMNFVQIEKEVVRLATKARDNKLSIEEMEGGTFTITNGGVFGSMMSTPIINAPQSAILGMHNIVERAVVENGEVVVRPMMYVALSYDHRIIDGRESVSFLVRVKQLLEDPTRLLLGV; encoded by the coding sequence ATGAAAGTACCTGCGGTAGGTGAATCAATCACTGAAGTAACCGTAGCATCCTGGACTAAAAATGACGGAGACATTGTTGAGATGGATGAAGTCATTTGTGAATTGGAATCAGATAAAGCCACATTTGAAGTAACGGCCGAGGCTGCTGGTAAATTAAGTATCAAAGCTCAAGAAGGGGACACGCTAGAAATAGGGGCTGTTCTTTGCGCAATTGAGCCTGATGCCAACAGCAAACCAACAGACAGTCCATCAAGTAATTCTGAATCTGCGAGTTCCTCTGATGAAGCTACCACTACGGGAGAAATTTTGGAAATGAAAGTTCCAGCTGTTGGCGAATCAATAACAGAAGTAACTATTTCTAACTGGGCAAAATCAGATGGTGATTTTGTAGAACTAGATGAGGTAATTGCAGAGATAGAATCAGATAAAGCTACGTTTGACCTGACCGCTGAAGCACAGGGCAAATTACAAATCGTTGCTCAAGAAGGAGATACGCTCGAAATTGGAGCCCTAATCTGCAAGATTGAAGTAATGAAAGGAGGGTTGCCTTCTTCGGATACATCTACAGATACATCGTCGGCATCTGGTTCTTCTTCCAGCTCCAACTCTGAGAATCAAACATATGCTACCGGTCATGCATCTCCAGCAGCAGCAAAAATACTAGATGAAAAAGGAATTGCTGCTTCTGATATAAAAGGAACAGGAAAAGATGGACGGATAACGAAGGAGGATGCCATGAATGCTGAGAAAGCGAGGCAAGAAGGCCCTTCTTCCAAAGCTTCCGATGATAAACCATCCAAACCACAATTTGAAGCTCCAACGTTCGGTGGTGGAGTAAGCAGGGAGCAGCGCAAGGAAAAAATGTCTTCACTTAGAAAGACGGTAGCTCGAAGGTTGGTCTCTGTAAAGAATGATACGGCCATGCTTACCACATTCAATGAGGTGAATATGAAGCCAATCATGGACCTTCGCAAGAAGTTCAAAGAGGAATTTAAAGAGAAGAACGAAGTAGGACTAGGGTTCATGTCTTTCTTTACAAAAGCAGTATGCGTGGCTCTTCAAGAATGGCCAGCGGTCAATGGCCAGATTGATGGAAATGAAATGGTTTTTAGTGAGTACTGTGACATCTCTATTGCAGTCTCTGCTCCTAAAGGACTTGTGGTTCCAGTCATTAGAAATGCTGAGTCAATGAACTTTGTTCAGATAGAAAAAGAAGTAGTTCGACTTGCCACTAAGGCTAGAGACAACAAGTTGAGTATTGAAGAAATGGAGGGAGGAACCTTCACTATAACGAATGGAGGAGTATTTGGCTCAATGATGTCAACGCCTATTATCAACGCACCTCAATCAGCGATTCTTGGTATGCATAATATTGTAGAAAGAGCGGTGGTCGAGAATGGAGAAGTTGTAGTGAGACCTATGATGTATGTTGCGCTTTCCTATGATCACCGAATCATCGACGGAAGAGAATCTGTAAGTTTCCTTGTGAGAGTTAAGCAACTCCTTGAGGATCCTACCAGGTTATTATTAGGCGTTTAA